Proteins encoded by one window of Nitrospirota bacterium:
- a CDS encoding peptidoglycan-binding domain-containing protein, whose amino-acid sequence MSASGLSTLRSVTSLMGVTGMVVLMGCASGPSPDILTERLLSAQARLQDRLDASQKAYTESIGEALGTAKSAHQKATGIEASVAEFTGALKDVKSAMETTQRDLKTLGAQLKSVEASVRAVADKTDQPKLGDPDMVTLQLRVPPGPLRRGQKGADILALHRALHLAGMRVEMTEQYTKETEQAVKTFQRIAELPGSGLYDQETASRLKQALEGKGPDLIGDARPGPAVEKMPTEAIVPARPIPVVPTAQKDQAPLVKPVVRQTSAP is encoded by the coding sequence ATGAGCGCGAGCGGTCTGAGCACCCTGCGGTCCGTCACGAGCCTCATGGGCGTGACAGGAATGGTCGTCCTCATGGGATGCGCGAGTGGGCCATCCCCTGACATCTTGACGGAACGGTTATTGTCCGCCCAGGCGAGACTGCAGGACAGACTCGATGCGAGTCAAAAGGCCTATACGGAATCGATCGGCGAAGCCTTGGGGACCGCAAAGTCGGCCCATCAGAAAGCCACGGGAATCGAGGCTTCCGTGGCGGAATTCACCGGCGCGTTGAAAGATGTCAAATCGGCCATGGAAACGACACAGCGAGACCTCAAGACGCTCGGCGCCCAGTTGAAATCCGTGGAAGCGTCGGTCAGGGCCGTCGCCGATAAGACCGATCAGCCCAAATTGGGTGATCCCGATATGGTGACGCTTCAGCTACGGGTCCCCCCGGGCCCGTTGCGTCGGGGGCAGAAGGGAGCGGACATCCTGGCACTCCATCGGGCTTTGCACCTGGCCGGGATGCGCGTCGAAATGACTGAACAGTACACAAAGGAAACGGAGCAGGCGGTCAAAACTTTTCAGCGCATCGCGGAGTTGCCGGGTTCCGGTCTCTACGATCAGGAGACCGCCTCTCGACTCAAGCAGGCGCTGGAAGGCAAGGGACCGGATCTGATTGGAGACGCCAGGCCCGGGCCCGCCGTGGAGAAGATGCCGACGGAGGCGATCGTCCCGGCTCGGCCGATCCCGGTGGTGCCGACCGCCCAAAAAGACCAAGCCCCCCTTGTGAAACCGGTCGTTCGTCAGACGAGCGCCCCGTAA